In one Streptomyces venezuelae genomic region, the following are encoded:
- the thrS gene encoding threonine--tRNA ligase, giving the protein MSDVRVIIQRDSEREERVVTTGTTAAELFPGERTIVAVRVAGELKDLAYVPADGEEVEPVEVSSEDGLNILRHSTAHVMAQAVQELFPDAKLGIGPPIRDGFYYDFDVKEPFTPEDLKRIEKKMQEIQKRGQKFSRRVTTDDDARVELADEPYKLELIGLKGNAAQAADGADAEVGAGELTIYDNLDAKTGELCWKDLCRGPHLPSTRAIPAFKLMRSAAAYWRGSEKNPQLQRIYGTAWPTKDELKAHLEFLAEAEKRDHRKLGSELDLFSFPEELGPGLAVFHPKGGVIRKVMEDYSRRRHEVSGYEFVNTPHISKEKLFEISGHLPHYAEGMFPPIEFDEQNYRLKAMNCPMHNLIFKSRGRSYRELPLRLFEFGTVYRYEKSGVVHGLTRSRGFTQDDSHIYCTKEQMPQELDTLLTFVLDLLRDYGLTEFELELSTRDDSDKFIGEDADWAEATEALRLAAEKQNLPLVPDPGGAAYYGPKISVQAKDAIGRSWQMSTIQVDFNQPKRFNLEYTAADGSRQQPVMIHRALFGSIERFFGVLLEHYAGAFPAWLAPVQAVGIPIGDAHIPYLREFAEKAKEQGLRVEVDASSDRMQKKIRNQQKAKVPFMVIAGDEDMSNGSVSFRYRDGSQENGIPVDEAIAKIAKAVEDRVQV; this is encoded by the coding sequence GTGTCAGACGTCCGTGTGATCATCCAACGCGATTCCGAGCGGGAAGAGCGCGTGGTGACGACGGGCACTACGGCCGCCGAGCTCTTTCCCGGGGAGCGCACCATCGTCGCCGTGCGCGTGGCCGGCGAGCTGAAGGACCTCGCGTACGTGCCGGCCGACGGCGAGGAGGTCGAGCCCGTCGAGGTCTCCTCCGAGGACGGCCTGAACATCCTGCGCCACTCGACCGCGCACGTCATGGCGCAGGCCGTGCAGGAGCTCTTCCCCGACGCCAAGCTCGGCATCGGCCCGCCCATCCGGGACGGCTTCTACTACGACTTCGACGTCAAGGAGCCCTTCACCCCCGAGGACCTCAAGCGCATCGAGAAGAAGATGCAGGAGATCCAGAAGCGCGGGCAGAAGTTCTCGCGGCGCGTCACCACCGACGACGACGCGCGCGTCGAGCTCGCCGACGAGCCGTACAAGCTGGAGCTCATCGGCCTCAAGGGCAACGCCGCGCAGGCCGCCGACGGCGCCGACGCCGAGGTGGGCGCGGGCGAGCTGACCATCTACGACAACCTCGACGCGAAGACCGGCGAGCTGTGCTGGAAGGACCTCTGCCGAGGCCCGCACCTGCCCAGCACCCGCGCCATCCCCGCGTTCAAGCTGATGCGCTCCGCCGCCGCCTACTGGCGAGGCAGCGAGAAGAACCCGCAGCTCCAGCGCATCTACGGCACCGCGTGGCCGACGAAGGACGAGCTGAAGGCGCACCTGGAGTTCCTCGCCGAGGCCGAGAAGCGCGACCACCGCAAGCTCGGCTCCGAGCTCGACCTCTTCTCCTTCCCCGAGGAGCTCGGCCCGGGCCTCGCGGTGTTCCACCCCAAGGGCGGCGTGATCCGCAAGGTCATGGAGGACTACTCGCGGCGCCGCCACGAGGTGTCCGGGTACGAGTTCGTGAACACCCCGCACATCTCGAAGGAGAAGCTCTTCGAGATCTCGGGCCACCTGCCGCACTACGCGGAGGGCATGTTCCCGCCCATCGAGTTCGACGAGCAGAACTACCGCCTCAAGGCGATGAACTGCCCGATGCACAACCTGATCTTCAAGTCGCGCGGGCGCTCCTACCGCGAGCTGCCGCTGCGCCTCTTCGAGTTCGGCACCGTGTACCGGTACGAGAAGTCGGGCGTCGTGCACGGCCTGACCCGCTCGCGCGGCTTCACGCAGGACGACTCGCACATCTACTGCACCAAGGAGCAGATGCCGCAGGAGCTCGACACGCTCCTGACCTTCGTGCTCGACCTGCTGCGGGACTACGGCCTGACCGAGTTCGAGCTGGAGCTGTCCACCCGTGACGACTCCGACAAGTTCATCGGCGAGGACGCGGACTGGGCGGAGGCCACCGAGGCACTGCGGCTCGCCGCCGAGAAGCAGAACCTGCCGCTGGTGCCCGACCCGGGCGGCGCCGCGTACTACGGCCCGAAGATCTCGGTGCAGGCCAAGGACGCGATCGGCCGGTCCTGGCAGATGTCGACCATCCAGGTCGACTTCAACCAGCCCAAGCGGTTCAACCTGGAGTACACGGCGGCGGACGGCTCGCGCCAGCAGCCCGTCATGATCCACCGCGCCCTGTTCGGCTCCATCGAGCGGTTCTTCGGTGTGCTCCTGGAGCACTACGCGGGCGCGTTCCCGGCGTGGCTCGCGCCCGTGCAGGCCGTCGGCATCCCGATCGGCGACGCGCACATCCCCTACCTCCGCGAGTTCGCCGAGAAGGCGAAGGAGCAGGGGCTGCGGGTCGAGGTGGACGCGTCGTCCGACCGCATGCAGAAGAAGATCCGCAACCAGCAGAAGGCCAAGGTGCCCTTCATGGTCATCGCGGGCGACGAGGACATGAGCAACGGCTCCGTCTCCTTCCGCTACCGCGACGGCTCGCAGGAGAACGGCATCCCCGTCGACGAGGCCATCGCGAAGATCGCGAAGGCGGTCGAGGACCGCGTCCAGGTCTGA
- a CDS encoding 3'-5' exonuclease yields the protein MTCWYEGPLAAFDTETTGVDVETDRIVSAAVVVQQGAGTRPRITRWLVNPGVPVPAAATAVHGLTEDHLQRTGRWPAPVMEEIARDLAEQGAAGRPIVVMNAPFDLTILDRELRRHRASSLSRYTEGSSLCVIDPRVLDKQLDRYRKGRRTLTDLCAHYEVELSEAHDAAADAQAAMDVVRAVGRRFAGRLERLSPAELHTLQAVWHAAQARGLQAWFAKSGTPETVDPAWPLRTDFPAAA from the coding sequence ATGACGTGCTGGTACGAGGGCCCCTTGGCCGCATTCGACACGGAGACCACGGGCGTCGACGTCGAGACCGACCGGATCGTGTCGGCCGCCGTCGTCGTCCAGCAGGGCGCGGGAACCCGGCCGCGCATCACCCGCTGGCTGGTGAATCCGGGTGTACCCGTGCCCGCGGCCGCCACCGCGGTGCACGGACTGACGGAGGATCATCTGCAGCGCACGGGCCGCTGGCCCGCGCCGGTGATGGAGGAGATAGCACGCGATCTGGCCGAGCAGGGAGCGGCGGGCCGGCCGATCGTGGTGATGAACGCGCCGTTCGATCTGACCATCCTGGACCGGGAGTTGCGCAGGCACCGCGCCTCGTCGTTGAGCCGCTACACGGAGGGTTCCTCGCTGTGCGTGATCGACCCGCGGGTCCTGGACAAGCAGCTGGACCGGTACCGCAAGGGCCGCCGGACGCTCACCGATCTGTGCGCGCACTACGAGGTGGAGCTGTCGGAGGCGCACGACGCGGCGGCGGACGCGCAGGCGGCCATGGATGTGGTGCGTGCGGTGGGACGGCGGTTCGCGGGGCGCCTGGAGCGCCTCTCGCCGGCCGAGCTGCACACGTTGCAGGCGGTCTGGCACGCGGCTCAGGCGCGTGGCCTGCAGGCGTGGTTCGCCAAGAGCGGCACTCCGGAGACGGTGGACCCGGCGTGGCCGCTGCGTACCGACTTCCCGGCGGCGGCCTGA
- a CDS encoding DUF4365 domain-containing protein translates to MALAQPDQGGLLPERIAPPRGTLATTACMETLQVGYLHAVAAAAGCSLSQPFPDNGIDWHVSHSAPGHTVDDEVTIKVQLKCTYQIPPKPAGPAFSFTLDNPHLEKLARTPVSVHKILVVMLVPRSRDDWLRAGHDRLDLRHCCYWTNLAGHPVTGRRRTTVRVPTSRIFDDRALCEIMTRVGTGGKP, encoded by the coding sequence ATGGCGCTCGCGCAGCCCGACCAGGGTGGGCTGCTGCCCGAGCGGATCGCACCGCCGCGCGGCACACTCGCCACCACCGCCTGCATGGAGACGCTTCAGGTGGGCTACCTGCACGCCGTAGCGGCGGCCGCCGGCTGCTCGCTCTCGCAGCCCTTTCCCGACAACGGCATCGACTGGCACGTCAGCCACAGCGCCCCCGGGCACACGGTCGACGACGAGGTCACCATCAAGGTCCAGCTCAAGTGCACGTACCAGATACCGCCGAAGCCCGCCGGGCCCGCCTTCTCCTTCACGCTCGACAACCCGCACCTGGAGAAGCTCGCCCGCACCCCGGTGTCGGTCCACAAGATCCTGGTCGTGATGCTCGTGCCCCGGTCCCGGGACGACTGGCTGCGCGCCGGTCACGACCGGCTCGACCTGCGGCACTGCTGCTACTGGACCAATCTCGCCGGGCACCCCGTGACCGGCCGGCGCAGGACCACCGTGCGCGTCCCGACCTCGCGGATCTTCGACGACCGCGCCCTCTGCGAGATCATGACGCGCGTCGGAACGGGAGGGAAACCCTGA
- a CDS encoding HIT family protein, producing MLHLMTSEPEQQIGVGSQDAFQRLWTPHRMAYIQGENKPTGPGADDGCPFCSIPAKSDEDGLVIARGEQVYAVLNLYPYNGGHLMVVPYRHVADYTDLTAPETAELGELTKQAMQALRTASGAHGFNIGMNQGAVAGAGIAAHLHQHIVPRWGGDTNFMPVVGHTKVLPQLLADTRKMLADSWPTPQSGN from the coding sequence ATGCTTCACCTCATGACGAGTGAGCCGGAGCAGCAGATCGGAGTCGGGTCGCAGGACGCGTTCCAGCGCCTGTGGACGCCCCACCGGATGGCGTACATCCAGGGCGAGAACAAGCCCACGGGCCCGGGGGCCGACGACGGCTGTCCCTTCTGCTCGATCCCGGCCAAGTCCGACGAGGACGGGCTCGTCATCGCGCGCGGCGAGCAGGTGTACGCGGTCCTCAACCTGTACCCGTACAACGGCGGCCACCTGATGGTCGTGCCCTACCGGCACGTCGCCGACTACACGGACCTGACGGCCCCCGAGACCGCCGAGCTCGGCGAGCTCACCAAGCAGGCGATGCAGGCGCTGCGCACCGCGTCCGGCGCGCACGGCTTCAACATCGGCATGAACCAGGGAGCCGTGGCGGGCGCGGGTATCGCGGCCCACCTGCACCAGCACATCGTTCCGCGCTGGGGCGGCGACACCAACTTCATGCCGGTCGTCGGGCACACCAAGGTGCTGCCGCAGCTGCTCGCCGACACCCGCAAGATGCTGGCGGACTCCTGGCCGACGCCGCAGAGCGGCAACTGA